Below is a window of Perca fluviatilis chromosome 6, GENO_Pfluv_1.0, whole genome shotgun sequence DNA.
AATTTGTCTtattgacctgtctgtctgtctccatccAGGCTGCAGAGGTGGAAAGGCAGTTGTCCACTCAGGTCCATTCATTACGGGATGACTTCAGGGAGAAGAGTATGTCTACAAGCCAGCACATGACTCGACTAGAGACTCTACAGGCTGAGGTAAGCTGCTATCAGCACCATTTTTCCCTTTATATTCATATACTAAATTTTACTTTTCCGAGTGCACACACCTTCAGCAGTCACACGCCAGAAgcttaaaaaacacaataactaACTGTTCAAAAGAGTAGCTAGGTACTTTCGATTTCAAGACTAATGTTGCTGCTGCAGTTATTGGTACGTAGTGAGAAGAGTGCCTAGGGTGACAGCAGATCCAAAGGGAAGTTTAAGCAAGACTATGCTTTTGAAAGaagtattaaaggtcccatatcgtcatatatttcttttttgattataaagcaggttaaGGTGCTAcaaatataaatactgtgaaattatcaaaacgctcaatccacagagaaatgcacacagcccatattcagaaactgagcctttaaacgagccggcAGGACTTCCATAACGTtgtgatgtaataactataatataAATAGGTAcaaagtgctgctacagtgccATTACACTCATTCCCCAGCTGCAATGACAGTAAAAAGACAAATGCGGAAGACCTTGGAACGCTGACCAATAAGAGCAGACAGGTCTTATTTGGGGGTTGGCTCAAAGAGACAGGTGGTAAAACTGAGCGTTTCAGAAAAAGTGGTCGATATAGGTATATTTAGACAGACAGTACAAGAaaattaatgtgttttttagacattaaagcatgtaaacatgttctagtagaaacccaaaatacaagtatgaacctaaaaatgagcatgatatggacCTTTAATAGTTTAGTTTAGAGAATTAGTTTTAGAATTCTTTAGTAATAAAAACACAGCCCTTTTCAATTTAATACACTCAGGAGTTTTTGCTACTACAGTTTTCTGCTTactggtatgaccagtagctaatggtggctaatgttagctaacgttggcAAACTTTAGATAGATATTACTGGGTAACTGACTTTACCAAGGCAGTTATCTCATTATGACTCATTTCTACTTGTGTTGCTGTTGTATTATGTTTACTGCTGTTCTGCAAAAGGTACATGGCCTCGCTTTAAAGTCAATGTTTTTGGTAAATAATAAGTGGAATACAATCCCAGTAAAGAGAAACTTTACTGCTTCCAACACGTCCTATTGGATggttttctcctctctcccacCATGCAGTGTTTTTTCTGTTAGGGCAGGAGTGGGATTACTCTCAAACtacttttcctctctttctgtaATCTTGatcgttctctctctcctcacccATTCCTCTTCCCTTCACCCTCCTTCCCCCTTGGTTGGAGCAGCAAGGGCTAGAAGTGAGTGGTTACCGaacgctgtctgtctgtcagactgCATGCTGCATGTAACGTcttgtaaaataatagaaacaaggATTGCACcattgttttcttttgaatTTGCAATTGCACCTCCTCTGCCCAATTAAATGAGTTGATGATAGACCaaagtacttttatttcataggATAGATTATTGAATCTCACGCTgattaaaatacttaaaacttAAGACAAACACCTCAGCATTTTACGTTTAATGTcttataatttaaaaaacaaacgtaTGTTGTCACTTAAAGTATGTAGCTATTTTGACATGTCCATATCCTTTTGGCAATCCCTGTTTCATGAGATCAAGCATGAAAAACATGCTTGGTTGTCAGAGCTTGAGTTGTTTTGTGACGTCAGCTGTGTCATGTATGATATCAGCCAGAAGAGTCATGAACAAAGGTACTGTTAGAGCACAACAACAGATCAGTTTTCCCTGTAGCTTCACTTCAAAGTCAGGCAGAAAACACCCAGACTGCAGAGCCTGTGCTATAATTGGGAGAAAAGGCAACCGCTCTATATTTAGCTGAGATACTGCAATGTCTGGGTGCTCCCACTTTTCCAACGCTTTGCTTTTGTATGACATGTGCTGATGACTAACGGCTTTTTGCCCTATATGTGTGAAGACAGAGACTATAGCGGCCCCCGAAATATCCAGAACCTGGCAATGCGGATGCTCAtatgataataaaaacaactgatcCGCATGTAAGCCTCCACACTGTCAAGTAGGTTACCAGATGTAGGTCAAAAGCAGGAGGGATAAAAATGAAGAACTGATGTTTTTTAAATGGGGAAAGCTGCTCAGGCAGCTACAAGGGGACACAATTCATAAGGAACATGTGTTGCTGCAATGCTAGCCATCAGTACAAGGCCGTTACACATGCATAGTAAGGGGGCAAGCTGATATCAAGCTTTGTGGAGACGCTAACATATCGCCAAGACATTCCTGAAGACGAGGGTGGCAACTAACGCCTACACCCGTGCTAGGCAACAGACATTCTTTAGGCCAGTGGGAGTACTTTTTAATCTTGTATAAGAGCCCAGCTTGCCTCAGAGTCAGGAAAACAACCACATTTAACTGCCCCATCTGTCCACTATCCACCAGGTAATCGAAACAATCCTCAGTTTCAACAATGAATGCCTATTTTTCAGCGGCGCAGTAACTAACTGGTGCTGTTTGACACGTTAGATTAAGATGCTGTCGGAGAGGAAGATGGAGCTGGAGCGCCGCGTGAACGCCATGCTGGAGGAGAATGAGCTGCTGCAGAATACAGTGGAGGACCTCCGAGAGAGGACGCTGGTGTTGGAGAGGCAGTCTCACACGAAGGACCTACAGGTACAGACACATGAACAAAGCTCTGTTAGATATGGAATCTTTGAGGAATAGCTACTACCTCTGTAGACACTGTGTGTAGATGACCTTCTACAGAGCTGTTTTTAGTGATGACACACTACTACTAAGGAGTCGACGGACCCATCAGACCTCTACAGGTGCTTCCTGTATACTTTGCACTGTTAAGTCACAGTTATGCCTCCTCTGGTGTGTGTCCAGTTACGGCAGAGCCAGCTGGAGCTTCAGGAGGTTCAGATGTCCCACAGGCAGCTGGCTGCTCGGCTGGAGGAGCTGACGGAGGAGCACAGCCTCCATGGCCTCACCCCGCACCCGTCCAGCCTGCTGTGTGAGATAGAACAGAGCATGgagcaggaggagcaggagcaggagagagagcaggTAATTACTATCAGGCCCCGATCTAGGCATAGGCATTCTAGGCACGTGCCTTGGCCTTTGGCACTACTTTTTGCCCGGTAAAGGCCAATTTATGCATCTGCGTTAAATCAACGCCataggtacgtggagatacagaccctacgccgtagcctgacgtgcatctctcaaaaaaagacacacatcacggcgacgcacgtcgctcggccgtggcttggtagcgttgcatttcccccccccgactcatttcctggttctccttctccataaacaacatgaaatcaaggagagggttaactttccctgctacagatttcccaccgtggtcagaaagcacagaggagacactttgttttctctcactgtgactctagagtcgctactggctctgaagctaatcaccgtcactctctcactcgctctaccacactccccacacacacacacacacaaatgccggccctgctattctctcaAAGAGATTgatgcacacaccaacgcacaagtataaactccaggccacttacataggctacggcaaaagctctgcgtggagcctccgcaggaccATAAATCAGACTTAACAGGGAAaagtcaaaatatatatatatttttccaatctaacatttcatttaaacttatattattatattgttttaaaaaaagtaaagttaaGTAAAAATGTGTTATCGGTTATGTATATTAGCTAGCCATAACGATTACACTACTACTTTTCTGGGATGCTTTCGGGTGCAGCAAagcgagagaaaaaaagaagataaataaaaatgacaaagagGGTCTTAGCAAAAGTTTCTCTCAGGCCCTTTAAATAAGCCTAAATTAgatgcattaaaatacaaacgtacctatgtaaataaataagcaTAATAATCATGTGGCAGTTCAAAAGTAATCTTGTttattcaccaaaataacaaagTATCCATTTGGAGGTGACAGTATGCCTAGTGTAATCTTTCCATTGAAATCCGGCTCTGGTTACTGCAGGATTGTATTTGATTGAAAAGACCTCCAAAACTAACGTGAAATACTTTGCTGTGCTTTTCTAAACACTTTTCCCCCCGCTCGTCCGTTTAGCTGCGTCTTCAGCTATGGGAGGCCTACTGTGAAGTTCGCTCGCTCTGCTCCCATCTCCGGGGAAACGACGTCACGGATTCGGCGCTGTCCACTGACTCTTCCATGGACGAGTCCTCGGAGACGTCCTCAGCCAAGGATGTGCCTACTGGGAGCCTCCACACCAGCCTGCTAGAGCTACGGAGGCTCACACAGAATCTGCTGGATGGCAACGAGTCCACGGTAATGAACAACACGCTGGCAACAAGTCAGCACTGTCAAAAGTAAAGCCTCATTTTAGGGCTCCAGTAAGTTCCTAATAATTTCCCTGGAATAACTACATCATTTGGTATTATAATATGGAAAACAGAGACAATGGCCTTAGACACTGTAGGAAATATTACAATAGTAAAAGGGCCGTGTGTATTCGGTCTCAATTCTGCTTGTAAATTAAATCGACAGGTATACAGTGAGCAAGTTTTACCCTTGTTTTTTTAGAATAACTTCAATGCTGTAGGATTGCAGACTGAAGGAGCAAAGGACAACAAGTTAGCACTATTTAGATCAAGTGTAGAATTTGCAGAGTCACATTAGCctgctccgactgggggatcccgaggtgttccgaggccagggtggagacataatccctccacctagtcccgggtcttccccgaggcctcctcccagctggacctgcctggaacacctccctagggaggtgcccAGCGGGCTTCCTTActagatgcccaaaccacctcagctggctcctttcaacgcaaaggagcagcggctttaaatatataaaaaaaaataaagattaaaacAGGAAGCTTTAAAATAACACTTCTAAACgcatcaacttaaaaaaaatctacacaTATCAAATCCTTTCTTGAAAGTAATAAAGGACCCTCTGGGacctgtaaaataaagtgttaccaaaagaGATACCCCCTGTTGCAAAGTTGCTAACGCAAAAGACAGCTAACTCAATAATACATTGACACGATGGAGCCTCTTTGGGCCTATTTTCAATAATAAGATGTGGGTGGTAACAGCACATATAATGTACATACAGCGAGCGTGTGTTGTgaagtggtgtgtgttgtgcgttGAAAGGGCTCGCCGCGCAGTGATGAGGAGGCTCTGGAGGAGCAGACGAGGAAGCTAGGAGAGGAGCTGAGGGAAGTCAGAGAGCTGTACGAAGCTGAGCAGGACAAAACACGCAGCAATGAAGACAAGGTGCTGCAGCTGCACAATCAGGTACCGGCTTCAGTAACATAACTGCACATGGGATCACACGTAAACATGCCGTGTATGTACGCATCAATGAAACATAAGAGATAAGGTGATACATAAATGGGTCAAAGTGTGAGCAGAAGGCAGACATCTTCACACTGACGCCCAGACAGTTGATCACAGACCACATCCAGTCTTTCTTGGCTGAATAACGTTGCATTAAATCAAAGAGTGCTTAtgtctagggctgcaactaatgattattttcatttttcgattaatctgtcgattattttctcgattaatagattagttgtttggtctataaagcGTCAGAAAATGATGGAAAATGTATTTAgaagatgtatttattttttactgtcatagaggagtgaagaaactagacaatattcacatttaagaagctggaatcaaagattttgtacttttttttccataacaAAAATGCCTCCACCCGATTAATtgaatcaaaatagttgccgattattttaatagttgacaactaatcaatgaATCGTTATCTTTGCTGTTCTACTTATGTATAGGAATAACATTTAGACAGCATAGTGCCGCAGATGTAGTCCTCaccagcagtggtggaatgtaagtaagagtaagtacatttactcaagtactgtacttaagtacaaatttgagttACTTTGTCTTTTACTTGAATCTAttattttcatgccactttctacttctactccactacatctcagagaaaaatatagtactttttactccactacattaatctgacaactttagttactttacaagttaagacttttgcacacaaaacacatgtagtttataaaatacgatgttgtattaaaaattaaactagccaacaatataacagcctacaaatccagctgaaatgattaaacCATTAAACatagaactgtttggatcgtttccagtttctaaaatgtgaggatttttctgcaattatttttttactttaagtacattctCCTGACGATACTTACGTACTTTTactaaaataacattttcaatgcaggacgtttacttgtaacagagtatttttacagtgtggtattggtacttttactatagcaaaggatctgaatacttcttccaccactgctcaccAGTTTGCGTGCCACTGTGAATTTGATGTATGTTGTTTGTAAAGTAGCACATTGCTTCAACCTCGTCTTCTTTCTGCCGGGACAGCTCACTCTCTCCTGTGGGTTTAAAGTGCCATCTTACGTGATTTACACAGAAAAAGctccacacacgcacgcacgcacgcacgcacgcacatgggTCAGCTGTTCTCCTAGGTGACTGGATAACTGAACATTAGTCTCACACATGAGCACCCGGGTATAGCATGGACTTCAGAGACTGGATGCAATCTTGAATTTATGAGGCCTGCGTCTCACCCATCTGTGTCATTCTCCCATGTGACCTGCAGATGGCGCTGCTCTCTGTAGAGATGTGCTCTCTCCGGGAGGACAACGAGCGGATGAGGACGATGGCTGAAGTCCGAGAACCCAGCGAGCAGCTCCAGACTGCTATCAGAGACAGAGACGACGCCATAACCAAGTACGATCACATCACATATGCACATATGCAGATTCTCACAGGCAACTAAActttcttcatcatcatctcaaCTTGTGTGTTTATAGTTTGGCTATGTTCCTATTTGTAATATTAACATTGTACTCAATAAGTTCATTGCTGAGATCTGGGGATATGGTTACAtcccttaaaggggtgatagaatgattatatagggtatttcacactgttccttatggtctcctaatggggtatgtaacattggttgggctgaaaatggcctggttgatattttattggcccttatgcatccctgtgttttggccctgttTGTAACAAgggcttttcttccaaatggtatgctcatgaatatttagatgaggtGTGCGCTGATTAGTTGAGCAAATCCCCATACAAACATCACATTAGAGACgcatgctgattggttgagcgaatccccatacacacacagagacgtgcgctgattggttgagtgaatccccatacacacacattagagaagcgacagaatctcatattccaaacactgcaatgtttcattaccaaattcacttctgaaacttttttatgcgagaaatcaactatataaagctcaaatatgggccattttacgaaaattgatggctaattgcaaatttgataagacgtgtcggactttaggagctccacacagtctgacgagaaagcggcagcctgctgggctccatacccagggcaaagtcaccctttgtggattactgcactacggggctccgtggccggctgccggcataactataatatatttacagtttgaatttcgtcacggcacttatatcacagctaccccaaggtcttacaaagatAACAAAAGCTAACCGAGtctgatttgaatttaaggcatttttatgaaggtgaggggtcttgttagaaggagcagctagctagctagctatatgtcccattcaatacaatgggaaaatatcGCGGCtaactagctacactttcggcataactatagtatatttacagttagaatttcgtcacgccacttatataacatctaccccaatgtcttataaagctaactcttgtgtccgatttcaaattaaggcatttttgtgaacgccgggggtcttgttaggaggagctgctagctagtTATGTGTCCCATtgaatacaatgggaaacgattgcggctagctagctacactttcggcataactatagtatatttacagtttgaatttcgtcacgccacttatataacatctaccccaaggtcttataaagctaactcttgtgtccgatttcaaattaaggcatttttgtgaacgccgggggtcttgttaggaggagctgctagctagtTATGTGTCCCATtgaatacaatgggaaacgattgcggctagctagctacactttcggcataactatagtatatttacagtttgaatttcgtcacgccacttatataacatctaccccaaggtcttataaagctaactcttgtgtccgatttcaaattaaggcatttttgtgaacgcTGGGGTCTTGTTAgtaggagcagctagctagctatgtgtcccattgaatacaatgggaaacgattgcggctagctagctacactttcggcataactatagtatatttacagtttgaattttgtcacagcatgtatattacaggttccccaaggtcttacaaagcttagctaacacttgtctgATTTCggatttaatgcatttttgtgaatttcagaggtctcgttaggaggaggctagctagctctcattgatggactcctgctcaccgcgggctctatcaatgagactcaatCAATGCGGAcaagaggtgttcatttccccaattgtttgtttaaataactcaacacacatatccattataagattaactggaacctgcggtaagagattgcgggcataacaagctcgctgaccgcgctctcagtcacaccagccatttagcaggaagaggggagggagaacagcgagctgcaggccctggagctctgtcagggcaccggcgtttggtagtccagtcacccagaaaaggatgagtttgcgcgggtatggagaaCCGTGGGCTGCaggccgtgacggagctcaatcgagctcacagatAGGCCGGGGTTTGTGacagaggacaggcagggcggcgatgtagcaacccaggcagcaccagccgctgaactccgacacacagtcggacaaaatttacaattagccatccattttcgtaaaacggcccatatttgagctttacatagttgatttctcgcataaaaaagtttcagaagtgaattttgtaatggaatagcagagctctgcatgacctagattcagaagactacctgatctcgtcagttgtgtagcctatgtaaatgttggggcgtgaccgttctcttaatacatccatgggcgtgacaacGTCAGGTCTTGGGATGCTTATGTaagcttccagctttgttgagattcgcccgttttcagcggcagtttcaaaatatgagattttcatagtaaaggggtgtcaataggattttgagcttctatatATGTCCtgtttacccaccgaactgtcgttattcaactatgacaaggtaaaatcggttttgcattctatcacccctttaaatgtttGACGGGACAAAAAACAAGAGGAATGAAGACTGAATGAGATGGGCTTTAATTTAAACAGACCTCTAGGTTAATCAAAAGTATTtgaaaggaaaatgaaaaatCAAATGATAAATTATTACCTGAATTGTCCAAGTTGTTGTAAACATCCATCAAATTTTAATCCGATAACGGGTCTTACTTTCGGTTTTACCTCCAAATATAATGGTTTAGACAATCTTAATTTTCGGCTGCTTTAAGGTGTTGACTTGTTCCCAGTTATCAGAAATAACTTTCTTTTGCATAATTTTATCATAACTGAAAACTACGAGAACAAGACCCaagttttaaaggtccagtgtgtaacgtgtttagttgttcattatcaaaatctgtgttgcccgttcacaaacttgtcctttttcatgaatatttaccaccacaattccaagtattccttttggcttgaaatattacatttgcatttgcattaactggggtagacgctccatatttatgcaccatcttgaaatacgttagccggtaagggacatacaggacatactgctccgcctttcgcgttttctgtcacatgataaactcacaggcgctgctaatgctgctaatgggtatcgtagcttcctggccccagcaagtttgaagaaggaaacatggaggaccacacgtatttaaaatccaaatttcagtaacaggagtcttcttcttcgcccagaaaaagaaaaaggttattgaaaagagcaagagaccggctttttgaagtgtgaaggctaccgtagctgtaatacgtactttgaactgcgtggtgcgagagagtttattgtgatatatgatcaactcaacgctagatggaagaaattcctacacattggacctttaatgaaccagaattgtcctttaaatttGTTCTTTGACATCACTTCAACACAGGGATAAGATAGATACAGATTATAGATAGGGAAATATGCCTATttgttaaatatgaaatatgaagctacagtcaGCAGCTAGTtaccttagcttagcataaag
It encodes the following:
- the bicdl1 gene encoding BICD family-like cargo adapter 1 isoform X2, giving the protein MSTFCLDLQASAVVSAPQELDSDCMEPRDSPAAYEPGGFQGHPLPHAGSGGLGMALEEELAMLTGDRDDEEELSDLETPAVGQNADLLSLFRQKEKDLVLAAKLGKALLERNQDLTKQYEKMHKDLNEKLEHLEQEKHELRRRLESREGEWEGRVAELETDVQQLQGELERHQVQLREADRDKTKSISELSEQNHRLLEQLSRAAEVERQLSTQVHSLRDDFREKSMSTSQHMTRLETLQAEIKMLSERKMELERRVNAMLEENELLQNTVEDLRERTLVLERQSHTKDLQLRQSQLELQEVQMSHRQLAARLEELTEEHSLHGLTPHPSSLLCEIEQSMEQEEQEQEREQLRLQLWEAYCEVRSLCSHLRGNDVTDSALSTDSSMDESSETSSAKDVPTGSLHTSLLELRRLTQNLLDGNESTGSPRSDEEALEEQTRKLGEELREVRELYEAEQDKTRSNEDKVLQLHNQMALLSVEMCSLREDNERMRTMAEVREPSEQLQTAIRDRDDAITKKKAVEMELAKCKIDIMSLNSQLLDAIQQKLNLSQQLEAWQDDMHRVIDQQLMDKYQDEWRSDPTSLPGSSRAHGGQSSRRAHRISDRDKRLFSFFKKN
- the bicdl1 gene encoding BICD family-like cargo adapter 1 isoform X1, with protein sequence MSTFCLDLQASAVVSAPQELDSDCMEPRDSPAAYEPGGFQGHPLPHAGSGGLGMALEEELAMLTGDRDDEEELSDLETPAVGQNADLLSLFRQKEKDLVLAAKLGKALLERNQDLTKQYEKMHKDLNEKLEHLEQEKHELRRRLESREGEWEGRVAELETDVQQLQGELERHQVQLREADRDKTKSISELSEQNHRLLEQLSRAAEVERQLSTQVHSLRDDFREKSMSTSQHMTRLETLQAEQGLEIKMLSERKMELERRVNAMLEENELLQNTVEDLRERTLVLERQSHTKDLQLRQSQLELQEVQMSHRQLAARLEELTEEHSLHGLTPHPSSLLCEIEQSMEQEEQEQEREQLRLQLWEAYCEVRSLCSHLRGNDVTDSALSTDSSMDESSETSSAKDVPTGSLHTSLLELRRLTQNLLDGNESTGSPRSDEEALEEQTRKLGEELREVRELYEAEQDKTRSNEDKVLQLHNQMALLSVEMCSLREDNERMRTMAEVREPSEQLQTAIRDRDDAITKKKAVEMELAKCKIDIMSLNSQLLDAIQQKLNLSQQLEAWQDDMHRVIDQQLMDKYQDEWRSDPTSLPGSSRAHGGQSSRRAHRISDRDKRLFSFFKKN